CAACAGCCCCTTTTCGCCTTGGAGGAAatccgtggggtgggggtggggtttgagggTGCTGGTGGGGTGTTTTGGACCCAGGCGCTGTCGTCTCCGGGCTGACGGACCCCTGGCCGCTTCCCTCCTAGACTACGTGAGTGGCGGGGAACTCTTCACCCACCTCTACCAGCGGGACCACTTCTCGGAGGAGGAAGTGCGGTTTTACAGTGGGGAGATCATGCTGGCTCTGGAACATTTGCACAAGGTGAGAGCTgggaggtgggagtgggggagatggGCCATCTTCCCTCCTGCGAGGGAGATTTGGGCAGGAAGACGGACGGGGTGCAGATATTCTGAAGAGGGGCTGCAAAAACTGGGCCCACCTGTTGCTGCTGGACTTCAAACCCCGCCccccattggccactgtggcggggatgatggaagccggagtccagcaacagcttgtgtgtgtgtgtggggggagtgttCTGCAGCCCTGTTCTGGAGTacccctttctttccttccaagCAGCTGAGGCGGAAGGAAGGTGGGAGaaaaggcaggctggctggcctgTGGGGACCCCGGACCGGTGCAATACTCCCTTAACTCTGCCCCTTTCTTGCTTCTAGCTGGGCATCATCTACCGGGACGTGAAGCTGGAGAACATCTTGCTGGACAACGAGGGGCACGTGGTGCTGACGGACTTCGGGCTGAGCAAGGAGTTTGTGACCGAGGATGTATGTcttgctcctctcccccaccccccgcaaacaCACACATCCCAAACAGAACCAAGGCATAGGCAGCGACAGGCTCCAGTTCTGCAGGCCTCTTCCGGGGAAGTTTTGCCTGGGTGGAGGTGTGCATCATCCCAAAaagcacaggcacagcagcccaCCAAATAGGTTGGCAGCCCTAGGGAGGCCACACCGTAGCTCAGTAGTagggtctgctttgcatgcagaagcgccacggttcaatccctggcagcatctccatgcaaggctgggagagcctcctgcctggaacccaggagaactgctgccagtcagtgtagacaatactgagccaggtggaccaagggtctgactcggtatggcagcttcctgtgttcccatggaCCCGTATTCTGATTCAGAGTGTGACAGGTTCCCTTtgggccccctctctctcccccccccatcactttCCTCTTTTATTTCAGCTGTGTCCCTTCTCCCCACAGAAAGAGCGGACTTTTTCCTTTTGTGGCACCATTGAATACATGGCTCCGGAGATCGTTCGCAGCAAAAGTGGGCATGGCAAGGTGAGGACAGAGGTCTGGACAGGGCGGCCAGGGGGACCCTGTTTCAGAAATCCTGCTTCCAGGATTCCagagttcccccaccccccatgacaGGCAGAACCTGGTGAGTGGCAGACAGAATCGAATCCATTGAAACGGCAGGAAGGCAAGGACCTAAGCCCATGGACCAAAGATCAGACCCTGCAGCAAGGGGGGTGAGGTGTGCGGGTTTATGTATTTGAGGGGCCCAAACCCTGCTTTCCAGGCTTCAGAAGAAGGGCCAGTAGAAGGGCCCCCAAGGCTGCTCCGGGAAGCTGCCGGGTGCAACTGGAAAGCAAGCCCCAATACGCCATTAAGACAGAtttcagccagcagcagcagcagcggagcacaGAGAAACCCACCAAGCTGTGCCTTTAGAACAAGATTCGTGGATTTGaaactggcatctccaggtagcgctgggagagactcctgcctgagaccctggagagtcactgccagtccgtgcagacagcCCTGAACCAGGTGGACCCAGGGACGGACTTGGTGGATGGCTGCTTCCCACCTCCCTACTATGGCACTTCTGGGAGATGGACAAGAGTCCCCCAAATGAGAACCCCCAGCACCCCGCACCCCCCACCAACTACAATTCCTAGGATTCTTGCTAGGAAGCCATGGCCGTGACGGCAGCATAAAACCTGTACGCCGTCCAAATATACTAATTTTATATTTAGAGCGCAATCGTGCTGGTCAGAGCAGTCAGTAACGGAGGTGGCTCCTAAGAGATCACTAAAGGAGCCATTAGGAGGAAGAGGGCAGGCAGGAGATCGGGGCGTGGCGCTGGCTTGATTTGGCTGCTGCCCTTTTCTGCAGTCCGTGGACTGGTGGAGCCTGGGAATCCTCATGTTTGAGCTCCTAACGGGGGCGTCGCCCTTCACGCTGGAGGGGGAGAAGAACACGCAGGCCGAGGTGTCCAGGTGAGCGGGGAAGACCCTGGCGGGCCCAGACCTTGCAAAAGGGTGCAGGCAGAGGGGTGGCGGCGGACCCAGTATGGGTGGGGGTCCAGGGGCTGGTGGGAGGGCGGGCATCAGAACAAGGTTGGGGCGGCTTGGCAGGCAGAGGGCACAACGCCAGccctgacataggaagctgccatatactgagtcagacccatggtctgtctagctcagcattgtcatcacagactggcagcggcttctccaaggttgctggcaggagtctctctctcagcctgatcttggagaagacagggagggaacctggaaccttctgctcttcccagagcggcttcatctcccgaggggaatatatctgacagtgctcacacatcaagtcgtctcccgttcatatgcaaccagggcggaccctgcttagctaaggggaccagtcctgctgctGGCTGCCACCTGACCAGCCTCTCCTCTCACGGCTTTCTCTGGCTTCTAGGCGGATCCTGAAGTGCAACCCCCCGTTCCCGACGCTCATCGGCTTGGTGGCCCGTGACCTGCTGCAGAAGCTCTTGTGCAAGGACCCCAAGAAGCGCCTGGGCTCGGGCCCCACTGGAGCACAGGAGATCAAAGAGCACCCCTTTTTCAGGGTGAGGCCCAGGGCCCTCCTTGCCAGGGTGGGGGGGCCACAGCGGCCCTGCCGGTCTGCGGATGGGGGCTGCAGCTCCGTGGAAGGGCCCCTGCTTTGccagcagaaggtccccggttcaatctctGGCGGCAGCATCCCCAAGTAGGGCTGAGCGGGACTCCCGCCTGAAGCCTGGGaggcgctgctgccagtcagtgtagacaagaccaAGCTAGCTTGACCCGCTATGAGGCCGCTTTCTAGGTAGCTAGGATCCTCTCTGAAGACCTCCAGATAGAGTAGGGAAAGACCTTGGTACCGGAGCACGCTTGAAAtaagtcataagaacatcagaacagccctgctggatcaggcccaaggaggcccatcacgtctagcatcctgtttcgcacagtggcccaccagatgccgctggaagccacaggcaggagtggagggcaggcCCTTTCTCCAAGCCAAATGAAACTAGAGAACTGTAGAAGGTCTGGAATAGCTCCTCTCGTGACAAGATGATTCTGCGTTAGTATCGAGTATGcatctcccctctcctccatATATGTGTACAATACATTGAAATCCTCATAAGAAATTAATCACCGTACTTTATCCACGTAGATACTCCCTGGGAAAGACCTTGAAcccgagaccttggagagctgttgccagtcaggacagagctagagggaccaaaggtctgactctgtatgtggCAGCTCCCTGTCCGTCCTGACCCCGGgggtcttccccctgccccaaccaCACCTCCACACTACAGAGAGacccagtgttttttttaaaaaaaattatattccgctcttcctcccaggagtacatagttaagtttgtcctctcaacaaccctgtgaagtaggttaggctgagagagaagtgactggctcagagtcacccggtgagtctcatggctgaatggggatttgaactcgggtctccccggtcctagtccagcactctgaccacttcTCCATGCTGGGTCCTGGCCACACTCTCCTCTCCTAAGCTGTAATAAAATTTTGTCGTATGGAAGACCATGGCTCACATCCAGACTGTGTCTTCAGTGGGAGACCCATTGAAACTGGAACCTGTAGTCAGGATGCGGAGGAATTGGGGACCCCGAAGGATCTCCAGCTCCCAAGACTGCATGGAGGTTGGCCGTGACTGTTCCGCCCGTTCCCGGACTGAGCGGGCCCCTCTTGCCGCCGTCTGTGTCTCCCCAGGGCCTGGACTGGACAGAGCTGGCTGCTCGCCAGGTGAAGCCCCCCTTCAAGCCCCTCATCCGGAGCGAGCTGGACGTGCGGAACTTTGCCGAGGAATTCACCAGCTTGGAGCCCATCTACTCCCCGGCGGGGACGCCTCCCAGCCTCGACCGCGTCTTCCAGGTAAAGgccaaaggagagagaaaaggctgGAGAGCACTGGTTGAAGAGTGGTCTGTAATTCCAGGCTTGAAATATTAAATGTTAGTAGCCGCCGGGAAAGGTTATCCGCAGCAGGCAGAGGAACTGTCCTCGGTGGCACAGAGCTACTAGATTACCCGTCTGAGAGAGACCTGGATGGCAGAGGCTGTCCATTTCAGACTCATGGCTGGCCTCTTCCTGCCGTTTGCGGAGGACCGGGGTGGCCAGAATGTCAATTGCAAGCAGCTGGCAGTTGTGGGGTAGTGATCTGCAGCAGACTGGCAGGATCTGAGGGCTGGCAGGGGCCCTGGTGCTCTCCTAGTCTGCTCCGGGCAGGGATCTGCGGCAGCCTCCCTGACAGAGGGCCGTCTAACCAGCGAGGCCAGGGCCTTTAAGCCTGATGGGCGTCTCTGTTCCACTGGCTGAGTGAGGCTCTCAGCCATAATCGGCGCCTGATCATTTCAGGAAGCCGCTGGTAGCCACTTCCTCCTCTTTGCCACGGCAGGGCTTGGACCAGAGGCCTTTCCTGGCTGGGTGCTTTTCGAAACCCCTCCCCGTTTCAGTTGTGGCTTCAGCTTaacttcctccttccccttctctaAAAAAACAGCCGCCACTCCGGGCCCAAGGAGAGGGCTTGGTGAATGCCACCCACGCAGGAAGTAAAATCTCCAGGCCTGGAACCTGATCAGAGAAAACGGATTCTTCTTTGGAAGAACAGGGAAACGCGTTCCCCCAGGAAAAACTTCCCCAAAGGGCTTTGTGTAGCAGAGACCAGTTCTCTGTCTCCAGGGGCTCCGAGGCCAAAGAGGAATGCCAGGGAGACCTGGCAGGGATGAGAGATGAAAAACCGAACGCTTCACGACAGCCTTCCCTCTGGACAAGGAATCGCTCCTTGGGCTTCTTCAAGTCTCCCAAGGTCTCTGAAGCCCTTTTCACCCCTTGTGGTCCACACTCAAACTGCCTCAGGCGTGTGCATGCGGCTCCTCTCATGTTATGTACAGTGGCACGCTTCTCAGCTGTACCTGGCATTCGAGAGGGTCCAGTTTCAAAATAAACACATCCACTgtcatgcacacacagacatctcatctgaacagggctaaaaGGTGGGTGTATTGAGGTTTAGGTTACAGTATATGCCTCTgggactgtggatgatgggaattgtagtgtagtcaaactcaagtttgagaacctctgattgATGGTAAAAAAACCCGGGTTCCCTTGACTAGTTTTCTAGAAGCTGGAAACGTTGATGCTTGTACCTTGTTGTGcaacaataatatttttttacATTGCTTTagaaaacaaaccaagaacaaaTCAGTTAAAAGGGCAGTGGGTCAAaaccccactgtggctggggattatgggagtggtagttcaaccAGCAGCTGGgggccaaggctgcctaccccgaGATTGAAGCAATTAAAACTGACATAGATTACTCTTTTAGCAAGACTGCTCAAGTGCGTGGTTCCCCACCTGCGGATTCTGCCAGCCTCCCAAGATGACTTCCGGGGCTTTGTTTCTTCCAGGGCTATTCCTTCATTGCACCTTCCATCCTCTTCAACTGCAATGCTGTGACGGCGGACGTGCTCGGGGCGGCGCTGGACGGCGAGCGGCCGGGAAGCGCCGCTGTGGCCCGCAGCGCCATGCTGAAGGTAGCCACACACTCCTTGCAAGGGGAGCTGGGGAGCCCCCCTAAGCTGGGGGGCTGGGGGTGTCAGGAAGCACCTGGTACTTCTGTCATAGGCCAGTCAAGATGCACTGCCGGAAGGAATCCGAGACAAGCCAGGCGCTGGGGGTGGTTTCTGAGAGACGGCCTCTCCGATTCCTTCCTGAAGTGTGTCTCAGCGGGGCAAAGACAAACGCTCAAGCCATTCACATCTGGTGTCATCCAGCTGATCATTGGAAGATAGGCAGCGGCCTTCGGccgagtgagacccttggtccatctagctcaggactgtctacccagactggcagcggcttccccaggagtctctctcagccctgtctgaagatgccagggagggaacgtggaaccttctgcatgcaagcaggcaggtgctcttcccagaacggccccttcttattttatttatttttcttttaaaatatactcccctaaggggattatctgacagtgctcacgcatgtagtctctcattcaaatgcaaaccagggtggaccctcttagcaaaggggacaatccatgcttgctaccacaagaccagctctcctccctggtcaCATTCTAAGCATGTCCAAAGTTCCAGTCTAGTCCATCATAAAATGCTACCCATCAGAAAAGTTCACCGCAGCACTGAAATCTGACAGAGCACATTAAAATTACCGTCTAGTCCATCATAAAATATTGCCCTGGTACTGAAATCTGCAAGAGTGGAGGGGAATTGCCTTCTTGTCCATCAGAAGTAAATGTAGCAGGGTAAGCAAAaagaacatcagagcagccctgctggatcaggcccaagaaggtagtccagcatcctgtttcagacagtggcccaccagatgccgctggaagcctacaggcagagggtgagagcatgccctctcatctcctgctgtgactcccctgccactgggactcagaagcatcctgccttgaggctggagatggcctatagccctccgactagtagccgttgatagacctctcctccatcaagttatccaaaccgctcttaaagtcatccaggttgttggctgtcaccacatcttgtggcagagaattcgtGACCTTCTctgggtcacccagtgaattGCACAGCCAAGTTGGGGATTTGGACAGGGGGTGGGGAGCCTGGCTCTTAACGCTTTCCTCCTCTGCCCAGGATTCCTCGTTCTTCCAGCAGTACGAGATGGACCTGAAGGAGGCACCGCTGGGTGAGGGCAGCTTCTCCTTGTGCCGACGCTGCCGGCAGCGCCAGAGCGGGGCCGAATTCGCTGTCAAGATCATCAGCAAAAGGTGCTTTGCCATCTGGCCTCCTGCTGAGCCGTAGTGGGGGCACACCCCGGGCTTGGCCTGCCTTTTGCATGTCAAGCTTTTCCCTGCATGCACGGCTGATTCCGAGGGAAAGCGCCAGGCTGGGGGGCAGGAAGCCGGGCCATTGGCCAGGGGGCCATGGAGCCCCCTCACAGGGTGGAGTAGGCAGGGCTGCAGATGCTCCCTAGGAGTGAACCAAAGTGTCTCCAGCCAGTGAGGGGGGTGGAGACCAGCTAGaatttgctgtaaaccgcccagagaattgcgttttgggcagtatacaaatgtgtttaaataaatacataaaataataataaatcccagCAACGCCAGATCGTGGGAAGCAAGGCcccccaggcagtgttccctccaacagggattcccagatgttgttgactacaactcccagcatccccagctgcaatggcttttgctgagGGCTTatcggagttgtagtcagcaacatctgggcatccctgttggagggaacactgctcctaggCCTTCCCTGCTCTCGACTTGAAAAAGAAATGCTGAAGACCCCCAAGGCGGTCCCTTTCAGCTCAAGGTCTCCATGCTTCTGTCCTTGGGCATGAGCCGAGCGGGGTGCCATGGCAGCCACCCCTTCCCATCTGAAGTGAGTCCTTTTCCGCCTGGATCAGTGTACCCAAGGACAAACTCTGTCTCGAGgcgccaggaacataggaagcggtctTATACCGAGCCtgacccttggcccatccagtTCAGTGTTAATAGTCATCGTAGCAGTAGTGggaatattgtctacactggctggcagcagctctccaaggtttcaggctcaggtgtctttcccagccctacctggagatgctgccaaggactgaactggggaccttctgcctgcccagCAGGGGCTCTGCCTCTAAGCTACAGGCTCTCCCCACATTGAAAGGCCCAACTAAATAtgtgaagctgccatctactgagtcagacccttggttcatctcgctcaggattgtctacccagactggcagcggcttctcctaggttgcaggcaggaatctcccccagccctctcttggagatgccgctaggGGAgacaacttgggaccttctgcatgcaagtggagGCTCTTCTGCTCCCCAGCTTTCAGCCAGTGAGGCACTTGGGCCTACAGGAGGACAGTTCTGGTTGCCTCAAACCAAGAAAGATGAGCTGGCTGCATGCATACCCATATCAGCCACACTGAGATAAAGAAATGTCCCTCTTTTTCCTCCACCCCAATCCAGGATGGAGGTGAACACCCAGCGTGAAGTGGCCGCCTTGCAGATCTGTGAAACTCACCCAAACATCGTCAAGTTACACGACGTCCATCACGACCAGGTAACGTGGCTTCTTCCTCGGTTCTCAGAGGCAGAAGCCTCTCGCAGGCCTAtagaagacataggaacataggaagctgccatataccgagtcagacccttggtccatctagcacaggattgtctacacagactggcagcagcttctccaaggttgcaggcaggaatctctgtcagccctgtcttggagatgctgccagggagggaactcgggacctagatgctcttcccagagcagcttcatccctggAGGTCaggggccaccaatgaaaaagcCAGGGCCCTTGCTGGCAGATTTTGATGCCCGGGATTGTTAGGAGCAGGCTGGGGCCATGCATGACCATAACTGAATCCGGATGCAACTGGCGAGGAGTTAGAGACGTACATGGTAAAGCCTTGCATACAAGAGGTTcagtcccaggcagcatctccaggtgagactgggaaaggcccctgtctgaataactggagagctgctgccagtcagtgcagacaaaactAACCGAGATGGACCGACTcaatgtctgactcagtggaaTGCAGCTTTATCGTTTTAGATTCAGGCGGAATGTTTTCCCATCCACCTCTTTGCTCTTTAGAGTACTGGACTTGCAGTAATGAGCACGAGcggcctcctttgctaagcagggttcactttggtttgcatttggaggggtgactacCTGCCACCCGTGAAGTAGCTcctttaggggagggggccacagctcagcGGCAGAACCTCTGCagggcttggcatgcagaaggtctcgggttcagtccctggcagcatttccaggcgagggtgggaaagacccctgagcctgaaacctgagagggttgctgccagtcagagtagacccaTCTGGAACCtggcaagccactgccagtcagtgctgacaacactgagctggcaTCACACACCCGCgaacgcgcgcgcacacacacacaccccttgtgggACTCACCAGGAGAGGGTCTCGGGGCAGAGCCCGAGATGTCCCAGGGAGGTGGGAGTCAGGCGAACCAGACAGCAAGCTGGGGACGCCGGCAGAGTCaggaggagggtgggcaggctgcCCAGGATCCGGAGCTGCCCCGAGCGGGCCTGAAGGCTCAGGAGCTCAGCCCTGCTCTCGGCAAGGGAGGACACAGCAAGGGCTCTGGGCCAGGAAGTGGCTTAAATAACCTTGCCTGGCCCAGGTGTGGGGCAGCCAAGAAATCCTGCTCCCGAGGAGTCCTTTGgctagtcctcctcctcctcctgaggagacccTGTTGGGCTCCAGGTTAAGCGGCACTTCTGACAGCTAGCAAGTGTCTTTATTGAAGCCAGACATCCTGCTTGCCCATCAGACAAACGGATGCTCTCCCAGGTGActtggggcaggggtgtgtgtgtgtgcgcgcccccTCTGGTGTCTCAGCAaagccccctcacccccaccccctcggtCAGGGCCCTCCGCCCTCTCCTGGCTCCGGCTCTGGAATTGCTCCGCTgactccttctccccccaccccaccccaccccaccccggctgccCACAGTACCACACGTATCtggtgatggagctgctccgaGGCGGGGAGCTCCTGGACCGCATCAAGAAGAAGCAGCACTTCAGCGAGTCGGAGGCCAGCCAGATCATGCGCAGCCTGGTGTCCGCCGTCAGCTTCATGCACGACGCAGGAGTGGTGCACCGGGACCTCAAGCCCGAGGCAAGCGGAGTCTGGTGGGCCGGGGAGGGGGGCTAGCAGCATACTCCTCCAAGGGGGGGGCACGGTGACCTCACAGAGCActgaggtgggcgggggggggagacactgGGACCCAGAGCCCCCAGGCTGCAGCACGCACTGCCGGGCGGGATCTGTGTGCCCTTCTTGCGGCAAAAGGcccagcacagagagagagagagagagagagagaaagagcaaacCCCTATGTGCTCGTGACTTCTCTCCCACTCCTGGCACCCCCTGCAgatgccccggggggggggggaggatccacacacacacacacacacacacacacacacacacacccgctgcaCTTTCCCAAGGCTTCTGCAAACTGCCCAAAGAAGCCTCCCCTTTCCCTGGCCGGGGCTGCCGTGGAGTCCCTTGTGCTCCGTGCAGAAGAAGAGAGGTGCTGACCCTTTGCTTCAGCCCCTGCCTGCCATGTCCACTGGCAGAGAGAGCCCCCTCAGGGGATCATGgggccctggtgggctggaaccagccAGCCGTGACTCGGTAGGCAGGGGCTGAGGTAAGGAGTCAGCACGTTAAAGACTGTACTCAAATTAATTATTGGAAAGATGAATGAAAGGAAGTCGGAGTTGCCCCCGGcacgaggagggaggaggaggctgctcgCAAGCTTTCCTCGCCCGTGTCGCCCGGGCCTtgcgttgtgcaggcctgccccaAGGGAAggctcttgcagggctcacaggGGCCTGGGTGAGGGGCCTAAGCCAGGCCGCCCccgtggtgggtggggaggggccaCAGCCCGGCCAGGCCTCCAGAGGCAGAGcctcacggcgggggggggggggaaatgcactTGGCCTGAGCGAAGGCTCctgtctgccccccacccccagggattCAGGCTCCTGTACGTGGAGTTGCCCCATTATATCCCCACAGCCTTTGAACCCAGGCCCCACTCCGTCCAGCTGCCACCTGCTTCCCTGGCATGGCACTGGGAGAGTccatgggcggggtgggggcagacCACAGCCTCCTCCCCCCGCAAACTGGCAGGTAGCAGCCGCCCCAGCCTAGGGGGGGGCACTCCCCTAGCCCAGGGGtccggtggctgctgctgctgctgctgctgctgctgacctgccctgcctgccccccagaaCATCCTCTACGCGGACGAGCCCGAGGGAGCCCCCGTGAAAGTGATTGACTTTGGCTTCGCCCGCCTGcgcccccagaactcccagccCATGCAGACGCCCTGCTTCACCCTGCAGTACGCCGCCCCGGAGCTGCTGCTGGACGGGGGCTACGACGAGTCTTGCGACCTCTGGAGCCTGGGGGTGATCCTGGTGAGTGTCTGCTGGCCAGGccgagggaggggggcagcagcggcagaggaaggggctgaaaggcatcgtccTCTCagactgcaggggggggggggcaacggtCAACTCCTCCGGgattctacccaaagaaaaccacaggcctctgtgggcgcccggagtcaAAAGCAACTTGGCTTTTGGAGCACGGAGTCAATGCCAGGGAGGCTTGTTGTCAGTTGAATTGATTATCTGCAACTCTGcagtttttgctttttgtttgggGGTCTTGGGCCGTAAGAAGTGGGGACTTTGAAGTGTGCCGccaggtcggtgtcgactcctctgggcgcccacagagccctgcgggtgtcttgggtagaatacaggaggggttgaccactgcctcctcccgcccagcatgagatgatgaggcctttcagcaccttcctatatctaggtgttccccatagcccgggaaacatgccagcaggcattcgaaccatcaacctctggcctgctagtccagtcacttccccactgcgccattaggctgCTGTCCCTCGTGTTTTGCTCTGGACAAGCTTGGGAAAGGAGGTCCTGCATTTTAATTGggagctgcctccagcctcagggaAGGGGCAGGTGGCACCCTCCCGTCTTCGTTCTATGGACCTGCCGGTTCTCCCCAGGCGGCAGAGAGCTCCCAGTTAGAAGGGAGAAATGGCCTCCCTCTTGCAGAGGCCTTTGGGGCTGGTCTCTTGGGCAACTCTGGGGGGCAGCATGGGGTGGCGGCCTGATTCTGCAGCGTGGGGGCAGCCGAGCCCtcgtggggagaggagggagtggggctttcttgcccagccgctggagtctcttctctccccccgccccagtacaCCATGCTCTCGGGCCAGGTCCCCTTCCACAGCA
The Hemicordylus capensis ecotype Gifberg chromosome 14, rHemCap1.1.pri, whole genome shotgun sequence genome window above contains:
- the RPS6KA4 gene encoding ribosomal protein S6 kinase alpha-4, which produces MGDGGAEEEEATSATTTVELPLTDANLTGHEEKVGMENFELLKVLGTGAYGKVFLVRKLSGHDAGKLYAMKVLRKAAIVAKAKTTEHTRTERAVLEHIRQSPFLVTLHYAFQTDSKLHLILDYVSGGELFTHLYQRDHFSEEEVRFYSGEIMLALEHLHKLGIIYRDVKLENILLDNEGHVVLTDFGLSKEFVTEDKERTFSFCGTIEYMAPEIVRSKSGHGKSVDWWSLGILMFELLTGASPFTLEGEKNTQAEVSRRILKCNPPFPTLIGLVARDLLQKLLCKDPKKRLGSGPTGAQEIKEHPFFRGLDWTELAARQVKPPFKPLIRSELDVRNFAEEFTSLEPIYSPAGTPPSLDRVFQGYSFIAPSILFNCNAVTADVLGAALDGERPGSAAVARSAMLKDSSFFQQYEMDLKEAPLGEGSFSLCRRCRQRQSGAEFAVKIISKRMEVNTQREVAALQICETHPNIVKLHDVHHDQYHTYLVMELLRGGELLDRIKKKQHFSESEASQIMRSLVSAVSFMHDAGVVHRDLKPENILYADEPEGAPVKVIDFGFARLRPQNSQPMQTPCFTLQYAAPELLLDGGYDESCDLWSLGVILYTMLSGQVPFHSTQEGSAASHAAEIMHKIKEGRFSLEGEAWRNVSEEAKELVRGLLTVNPAKRLKMSNLRDSEWLQDGSALSSTPLMTPDILESSGPAVRTGVNAAFMAFNKGKREGFFLKSVENAPLAKRRKLKMSSTGGEARRSSSSSSSSSSSGSSSCHPHKAKAPASRHEPPL